CGCCCTTGCGCAAGTCCTTCACGCTCAACAGCGCCGGGCCGCGCGGAAGTGTCACTGCGTACCCCGGGGCACGCCCTTCTCAGGCCGCGGTCCGCCGCGCCCGCCCGTGCAGGGTCAGATAGAAGGTCTGGAGGGAGTCCTCGGGGCCGCCGGACGCGAAGCGGTTGCGGACCTTGCCGAGCGGGTTCCAGACCCGGCCGTCGGGCATGCGGACCCCGACCTCCTGGCCGAAGTACGTGCGCTGCACCTCGTCGAGGTCGACCCACACCGCGCCCGCCCGGCGCACCAGCACCTCACCGACGTAGGCACCGAGGCCCGCCAGCGGCTCGCGCGCCCGGTCCTGGTCGGCGCCGCCCTTGCGCAGTCCGTCGATCAGGAAGTCGACGACCCGCAGGCTGGCCACCGAGTAGTCCAGCGGCAACCGGCCGCGCGCGGCGACCCGGGTCACGAACTCCGCGGCCTGTCCCCGCATCCCGCCCGCGCACGTGACGCGTTCGGCCTGCTTCCCCATGAGCCCCCACCCCATTCGCTCGGCTCTCCCGCTGTTCCAGCGGATGCCGTCCCACGAACATCACGGGGCACGGACGTGGCGCTTCCCACAGAGGGAAACCACGGCGGCCGTACAACCTTTTGAGCCAGTGATGTTTGGCCAGAGCCATGCGCTGTGTGTATGTGCTGCCCAAGTGGCAGGTGATGCGATCGAGTTCATTTCACAGGGGTGGGGTAGTTGAGTCCTCGCAGGAGCCGTGCGTACAGACCGCTCAGTCTCAAGAGACGGGCCTGGCTGACCGCCGGGGCCGTCGTGCTGAGCGGCGCGGGCATCGTGACGTACGCCATGGCGGACCAGGGTGCGCGGTCCGACGGCAAGGCGGGCGGCCGCGAGCCCGCCGTCCACACGCTGAAGCTCCAGAGCGAGGGCGCGGGCCGCAGGGGCCTCGCCAAGCGCGGCACGGAGCGGTTCAGCGCGGTCCTGCTGACCTGGGACGACGCCGACGCCAAGGCCAAGGGCCGGCCCGAGGTGCGCACCCGGGACATGGAGACCGGCAAGTGGTCCGGCTGGCAGAAGCTGACCGTCGACCCCAGCCAGGCCGACGGTGCCGAGGGCGAGCGGGCGGCGCTGCGCGGCGGCACGGAGTCGCTGTGGACCGGCGCCTCGGACGGCGTCGAGGTGCGGGTCGTGAACGCCGACGGCACGGAGGCGGGCGGCCAGCCGGCCGGGATGGACGTCAAGCTGCTGGACCCGGGGACGGATCCCCGGGGCAGTGGCGTACCGGCGACGGAACCGGCGGCGTTCGTGGCGGAGACGACGACGCCGGAGGCCTCGCCGAGCGAGTCGGTGTCGCCGTCGGTCTCCGAATCGGTTTCCGAGTCCGTTTCCGCGTCGGTTTCCGAGTCGGCGTCCGCCTCGGTTTCGCCGGCCGACTCGCCGTCGCCCACGGAGACCGCCACCACCTCCCCCTCCCCCACACCCACCCCGACCTCCACCGTCCCGGCCCCGCGCCCCTCCACGGTCGTGAAGCCGCCGGTCATCACACAGGCGGAGTGGGGCGCGTCGACGGACTACGACGGCACACCGGGCTACGGCACCGAGATCAAGGCCGCCGTCATCCACCACACCGGCATGGACAGCGACAACACGCTGTCCTGCGCCGACTCCCGGGCCCGGATGCGCTCCATCCAGCAGGAGCACTTCGCGCGCGGCTACTACGACATCGGCTACAACTTCGTCGTCGACAAGTGCGGCCAGATCTTCGAGGGCCGCAGCGGCGGCATGGACCTGCCGGTGATCGGCGCGCACGACATCGGGTTCAACACCAACACGGTCGGCATCTCGTACATCGGCAACTACGAGAGCGCCAAGCCCAGCAAGGCCGCGCTGGACGCCATCGCGCGGATCGTGGCGTGGAAGTTCGGCATGTACGGCATCGACCCCACCGGCAAGGTCACCCTGGTCTCCGGCAGTGACGCGGGCGTCGACGGCAACAAGGTCGCCAAGGGCAGCTCGATCACCCTGCCGCGCGTCTTCGGACACCGGGACACCAACGCCACCGCCTGCCCGGGCGCCAACCTCTACTCCAAGCTGTCGCGGATCGCGGCGCTCGCGAAGACACCGGGCATCTCGCACGCCCTCGCCACCAGCGACTACAACCGGGACGGGGTGACCGACCTGGTCGCCGGAGTGCCGAAGGCGAACGCGGTGCGGATCGTGCCGGGCAGCGTCGACGGACCGGTGCCGGCGGCGAAGGTCTCCCTCACCCAGAGCAGCCCCGGCGTGCCCGGTTCCTCCGAGTCCGGTGACGCCTTCGGTACGTCGAACGCGTGGGGCGACGTGAACGGCGACGGCTACGCCGACCTCGCGATCGGTGCCCCCGGCGAGGACGACACCAGCGGCAACGCCGACCGCGGCCAGGTCACGGTGATGTACGGCCCGGCCCTGAACACCGGCTTCTCGTACACCACTTCGGGCGTCACGGCGGCGGGCGCCAAGCTCGGCTCGACCGTCACCGTCGGCGACTTCGACGGCGACGGCAAGGCGGACGTGTTCGCGGCCGGCGCGGGCAAGGGCGGCAACTACAACGTCCGCCTCACCGGCGGCAAGACGACCTACGGCACCCTCACCACCGCCACCGGTTCCGTCGCCTACCTCGACGCCGCGACCGGCGACTTCAACCGGGACGGCTACGCGGACGTCGCCCTCAACTACCGCGACACCGGCGGCATCGGCCGCGTCGTCCGCTTCGCGGGCTCGGCGACGGGGCTGGCCAAGGCCGGCGTCATCTCGGTCAAGGGCGGCCGGTCCATCGCCGCCGGTGACGTCAACGGCAACGGCTACGACGACATCGTCATCGGCCAGCCGGTGGCGTCCGAGTCGGGCGGCAGGTCCGGCGGGCAGATCACGATGGTGCCGGGCACGTCGACGGGCTTCACGACGACCGGGATGACGACCATCCACCAGGACACCGCGTCCGTCCCCGGCGGCAACGAGTCCGGCGACGCCTTCGGCAGCTCCGTCTCGGTCGGCGACTACAACGCCGACGGCTACGCGGACGCGCTCGCGGGGGCGCCGGGCGAGGACCTGGTCCGCGACGGCGTGAACCGCACCAACGCGGGCAACGCGATCCTGGTGAAGGGCACGTCCGCCGGTCTCACCGGCACGGGCTCGATCGCCGTCTCGCAGGACACCTCGTCCGTGCCCGGCTCCACGGAGACCGACGACCGCTTCGGCTCCGCGGTCTCCCTGTCCGACCTCTCCGGCTACGGCCGCGCCGACCTCACCTTCGGCGCCGACAACGAGGACGGCGGCGACGGCGTCCTCCTCCACCTCCCGAGCAACAGCACGGGCCTCGGCTACACGGAGGCGGCGATCTACAGCAAGACGACGCTGGCGACGCCGACGGACGCCCGACTGGGCCAGACGCTGACGCCGTAAGCGCCCGAGGCGACGGCCGGGATCCCACCACCGCGTGGGATCCCGGCCGTTCCAAAGGTGTGGGGGGGACCCTTGCCGGTCCGCTTACGGCGTTCTACCGCCCTCGGTCCCCGCGGTGGCCCGACCCGGTCGCGTCCCGGCACAGCAGCCGCAGCGACCCGTTCCCCGCGAAACACCGCCGCGCCTCGTCGAGCGGGTCCCAAAGCCGCCCGTCGGGCGTGCGTATCCAGTGGTCGCCGCCGCTCGCCCACCACTCGGCGCCGGCCTGACGGACGATCACCTCACCGGCGTACGCCCCGAATCCGCGCAGCACCGTCTCGACGGCGGCGTACGGAGTCTCCTCGCGGCGCAGGTCGTCGATCATGCGGTCGACGCGCCACAGACTCTGTGCCGAGTAGTCGAGCCGCACGCGCGCGCCCTCGCGCATGGTCGCCACCGCGTCCGCCGCCCACCGCACCGGCTTCGTCGCCGCCCCGGGCCTGGTTTCGTACTGTGTCGTCACACCCTCAAGAGCGTTTCGGACGTGGCGTTCGTCACCCGGGTCCGGACACCTCTCACATGTGTGTTCCGCCCGTGAGTGACGCTTCACGGTTCCCGTGCGCTCCAGTCACTGATGAGCATGTACTTCCACTTCCGCGCCGTACCGCCCGCGGCCCTGCGCAACAGCCCGGCCTGGCTGGAGAAGCTCTTCGAGGACGACTGGAACGCCGTACGCGAGCGGATCGGCCGGCATCGCGAAGAGGTCCTGGACAAGGGCTACCTCGACAACGAACTCCTCTACGCCGGCACGCGCGGCGACGAGGGCCCGCACACCCATGTGGTGCTCGGTGGCCGCCCGATACCGCACCGCGACCCCGGCCTCCCTCCGTTCCTGCTGCTCACCGCCGCCCAGACGGGCCGGGTCGCCGCCTATCTCGCCGAGGCCGACTTCGAGGACCTGTGGCTGGACGCGCGCGACCTGCTGCTGCCGACGTACGGCGGCACGGACACCGAGCCGGAGGTGCACGGCGTCTTCGCGGCGGCCCACCGCGACCTCACCGCGTTCTACGGGCAGACGGCGCACTACGGCGACGCGGTGGTGAAGTGGCTCGTGCCGTAAGGGGCATGAGGGTCCTCGGAGCGGGGCGGGGGTCAGCGTGTGCCGCGTGCCCGCCGTGACACCACCGCCCGCAGCACGCGCCGCCCCTCGACGGAGACCTCCAGGGCCCGGCGCAGCCCGGCCGGGCCGTGCCCGGCGAGCACCTCCAGGACGGTGACCTGGCGCCGCAGTTCGGCGGCGACCAGCGGCGGCATGCCCTCGGTACGGCCCTCGCGGCGGGCGTCGAGCGGGACGTCGTCCGCGGCCGGATCGAGCAGCCGGTGGATCCGCAGCGAGGCGACGGAGCACACGTCGGCCCACACCCGCACCTCGGCGGCGTCCAGCGCGGCCGGGGCGGCGTCGAGCATCCGGCGGGCGTGGTCGACGGCCTCGTCCTCGGCGGCGTCGGCGGAACCGGCTCCCGCGAGCTTGTCGCGGGCGACCTTCAGCCCCGCCTCCCAGTCGCCGGTACCGCTGTCGGCGAGGCTCGCCCACAGTGGCCGCAGGATCTCGTCGTCGCCGCCCAGCAGCGGCACGCACCGATCCAAACAAGCCAACCCGCTGGCGGCCAGTCCGCGTTCGTCGGCCTGAGCGATCAGCTCCACCAGACTCATCCACGCCTCCCTGAGGGGTGCCGTCGAGCCGTCCGAAGCCCGGCAACACCTCTTCGCCTGCGAAACTCCCTAACGGAGCCCGCACTTCCCCTTACTGCGTGCAACGGCCCCGGAGTGTCACAGGGGCACCACGGCCAGCCGGTCGAGCAGCCGGAAGAACAGGTTTTCGGCCAACGGGTCGGGATCGGCGGTCAGCACCTCCAGCAGCCGCCCGGCATCCACCGCCCGCCCCGCCTCCTCGGCCCAGGCGGCGGCCCGTTCGGCGGCGTCGGGCGGTTCCAGGAAGTAGTCCTCCAGCGCGAGGCCCTCCTGACCGGCACCGATGTACCCGGCCATGGCCGCCCGGGCCAGACAGGTCGTCCAGGCCCCGCTCTCCGGCCCGGCCGCCTCGACGACCACACAGGCGCTGTCCATCACATAGCCGAAGAGCGCGGGCGCCCCGGTCTCCCGGGCCAGCGCGTTCATGCTGCCGAGGTCCCCGTCCCCGCTCGGGTACTCCCACACCTGCCACCCGCCGGCCGCCTCACTCCTGAGACTCAGCCCCTCGGCCGCCCCGGCCAGCGTCTCCAGCTCCTCGAGCGGCCGCGCGCTGCGGCCCACGACGAAATACCCCCAGTAGCCCATTCCGGCTCCCCCCCCCCGGCACACTCTCGGCTGCGGCTCGGGCCGAATACACCACAGTCGTACGACAGTTCGCAGCCGTATCGGACAATCCGCCGCGACTCAGGCGGGCAGGGGCGAAGGCGCCGGACCGCCGAGGGCCTTCTCGTACTGCATCCGGTTCAGCCGCAGCACGACGGCGATGGCGAGGGCGGCGGCCACGACGTCGACGGCGTCCGAGAACATCAGCTGGCCCACGGCGTCGCGGATCTCGTCGGCGCTCTCGGCCTTGCGGTACGCGGTGGACGCGGCCCGGCCGGTGAGCAGCGAGATGGTCCAGAACGTCCACCAGGTGTTGACCAGCCCGTGCGGCCGGGGCGCGCTCCAGGGGCTGCTGGCGTTCCAGATGTCCAGCGTGATCCTGCGCGGGTACCAGAGGTTGACGATCGGCACGAACCAGCCCCAGATCGCCCAGCCACGCTTCTTTTCGTGCCCGTAGGGGTCGAAGACCTCGGCGTTGACGCGTACCCGGTGGAACCAGCACAGGAAGAGGACGGCGGTCGTGAGCAGCGCGACGGTCTGGACGACGCCGGCCGCGGAGTAGAGCCGGTCCGCGAGCTCGGCCCGCCCGTCGAGGAGGGCGCCGCTGTCCAGGTCGCCGCTCATGTCGTACACGAAGACGCCCGACCCGATGGCGAACAGGTCGGTGGCGACGACCACGCCGAATCCGGTGACGGCGGCCCGGCCGAGCCCGATCGGCGACTGGAGCCAGGCGGCCGGCGCGATGAAGTGGTCGTGTCTGTTGTCGAGCATGGTGAGGCGGTCCCCCCGGGTCGTGACATGGCACGCCGCGCCGGGCTCTCCCCAGAACCTCGGACGCGGCATGCGGAACATACGGTTCACCAGCCCCGTACGTCCACACCCCGCCCTCAGCCCAGCCGGTCCGCCAGCGACTTGAACTCCGTCCAGGTCAGCGCGGGCTTGTCCGCGTCCCACAGCTTCTGGACGAGCGCCCGCAGCGGCAGTCGGATGCCGACCGCGATCTGCTCCTGGGTCTGGGCGTTGGGATAGTCGCCCCACACCGCGAAGGAGCCGCCGAGGATCTGGTCGTCGTACTTGGCGTCGACCGCCTGCGTGCCGCGCACCACGCGCGGGGTCCACTCCTCGTAGATCCGCTGCCCGGTCGGATAGTAGAACTGGTTGGGCTGCCCGAGGACGTAGTAGAGGAACAGGTCGTTGTAGTTGATGAGGTCACGTCCGGCGCTCAGATACTCGGTCGGCTGCCGTGCCCCGATCTCCTTGCCCGTCCAGTAGGCCACCTGGAGATCCTTGGCCGGCTGCACGGACGTACCGCGGAAGAACCCGTCGTTCCAGACGCGCATCGTCTTGCCGTGCTCCCGGACCGTGTCGGCGCGGTCGTTGAGCCAGCCCGTGGTGAGGTCGGCGACGGTTCCGCCGGTGCCGTAGGCCTCCCGCGCGGCGGTGGCGAGCTGTGGGTACGACGCCTCGGGGTCGGACACCGTCAGCGCCCGGTACTCGTCGCCGCCGAGGTTCCAGCGGTCCCCGGGGAACAGGTCGGCGTACTCGTCGAGCAGCTCGTCGACGATCGTCGCGGCCGCGTCCTGGGAGATGTCCACCGCTCCCCGCGCGGCGACTCCCGACGCGTTGACCAGCTGGAGACTGGGGTGCGCGGCGATGACGGCGCCGAGATGTCCGGGCGAGTCGATCTCGGGGACGATCGTGATGTGCCGTTCGGTGGCGAGGTCGATGATCCGCTCCACCTCGGCCCGGGTCAGATGCTGCGCGGACACGACCTCGGGATGCGACCGCGACTCGAGGCGGAACCCCTGGTCGTCGGAGAAGTGCAGCCCCAGCTCGTTGAACTTCAGATCCCCGAGCTCCCGCACCCGGTCCTCGATCCACCCCGCGGTGTAGTGCTTGCGCGCGATGTCCAGCATGAACCCGCGCACCGGCTTGGCCGGCGCGTCCTTGACGACCCCCTCGGGCGCCGTACCCCCGTCGTGCACCTCCTGCTTGAGCGTCCGCGTCCCGTAGAAGACCCCGGCGTCGGCGGCCCCGCTGATGGTGACCTGCCCGCCGCGCACGGTCATGGCGTACGACTCCGGGTCGCCCCCGGCGTCGTCGTTCAACACGAGCCGCAGGTCCCCGCTCCGCGTGTCGCCCTTCTCCCCCGCGTACGTCAGCCCCAGCTCACTCGCGACCAGCCGCCCCTCGTCGGCGAGTTCCGTGTCGTTCACCACAACCCGCTCCCCGCTCCGTGGCCGCCAGCCCGGCCCCCGTTCCGGAGTGTGCGCCGCCACCGCGGGAATCGTCCGCGGGGACTGCGAGAGGGGATAGCTACGGGTCGGACTGGGAGTGGGGGTCCTGGACGACGCGCCGGTGGACGCGGCCGACCGCCCCTCGGAGGGCGGCCGTGCCGCGGACCCCGCGGGACCGCTGTCGTCCCCGTCCCCCGAGGCCCACAGCCCGATCCCGACCCCGGTCGCGACCGTCACGGCCACCGCCGCCACGATCACCACCCGTGTCCTCACCTGCCGCGCCTTCTGCGCCGGCGGCCGGCGCCTGTGCTGGCTCACGAGCCCAACCTAGGGCGTAGGGGTGGCCGGAAGTGTCCACCACACGTTCCGAAACTCTCCCGTGCGAGTGAAATTCGGGCATCCGTCGGACACGTCATGTCCGTACTCGATAGCGTGACGTCACACCTCTCCCAGCATCCCCTGCCGAAACA
This DNA window, taken from Streptomyces sp. NBC_00663, encodes the following:
- a CDS encoding N-acetylmuramoyl-L-alanine amidase, whose product is MSPRRSRAYRPLSLKRRAWLTAGAVVLSGAGIVTYAMADQGARSDGKAGGREPAVHTLKLQSEGAGRRGLAKRGTERFSAVLLTWDDADAKAKGRPEVRTRDMETGKWSGWQKLTVDPSQADGAEGERAALRGGTESLWTGASDGVEVRVVNADGTEAGGQPAGMDVKLLDPGTDPRGSGVPATEPAAFVAETTTPEASPSESVSPSVSESVSESVSASVSESASASVSPADSPSPTETATTSPSPTPTPTSTVPAPRPSTVVKPPVITQAEWGASTDYDGTPGYGTEIKAAVIHHTGMDSDNTLSCADSRARMRSIQQEHFARGYYDIGYNFVVDKCGQIFEGRSGGMDLPVIGAHDIGFNTNTVGISYIGNYESAKPSKAALDAIARIVAWKFGMYGIDPTGKVTLVSGSDAGVDGNKVAKGSSITLPRVFGHRDTNATACPGANLYSKLSRIAALAKTPGISHALATSDYNRDGVTDLVAGVPKANAVRIVPGSVDGPVPAAKVSLTQSSPGVPGSSESGDAFGTSNAWGDVNGDGYADLAIGAPGEDDTSGNADRGQVTVMYGPALNTGFSYTTSGVTAAGAKLGSTVTVGDFDGDGKADVFAAGAGKGGNYNVRLTGGKTTYGTLTTATGSVAYLDAATGDFNRDGYADVALNYRDTGGIGRVVRFAGSATGLAKAGVISVKGGRSIAAGDVNGNGYDDIVIGQPVASESGGRSGGQITMVPGTSTGFTTTGMTTIHQDTASVPGGNESGDAFGSSVSVGDYNADGYADALAGAPGEDLVRDGVNRTNAGNAILVKGTSAGLTGTGSIAVSQDTSSVPGSTETDDRFGSAVSLSDLSGYGRADLTFGADNEDGGDGVLLHLPSNSTGLGYTEAAIYSKTTLATPTDARLGQTLTP
- a CDS encoding DUF1877 family protein, with the protein product MSMYFHFRAVPPAALRNSPAWLEKLFEDDWNAVRERIGRHREEVLDKGYLDNELLYAGTRGDEGPHTHVVLGGRPIPHRDPGLPPFLLLTAAQTGRVAAYLAEADFEDLWLDARDLLLPTYGGTDTEPEVHGVFAAAHRDLTAFYGQTAHYGDAVVKWLVP
- a CDS encoding beta-N-acetylhexosaminidase, with amino-acid sequence MWASGDGDDSGPAGSAARPPSEGRSAASTGASSRTPTPSPTRSYPLSQSPRTIPAVAAHTPERGPGWRPRSGERVVVNDTELADEGRLVASELGLTYAGEKGDTRSGDLRLVLNDDAGGDPESYAMTVRGGQVTISGAADAGVFYGTRTLKQEVHDGGTAPEGVVKDAPAKPVRGFMLDIARKHYTAGWIEDRVRELGDLKFNELGLHFSDDQGFRLESRSHPEVVSAQHLTRAEVERIIDLATERHITIVPEIDSPGHLGAVIAAHPSLQLVNASGVAARGAVDISQDAAATIVDELLDEYADLFPGDRWNLGGDEYRALTVSDPEASYPQLATAAREAYGTGGTVADLTTGWLNDRADTVREHGKTMRVWNDGFFRGTSVQPAKDLQVAYWTGKEIGARQPTEYLSAGRDLINYNDLFLYYVLGQPNQFYYPTGQRIYEEWTPRVVRGTQAVDAKYDDQILGGSFAVWGDYPNAQTQEQIAVGIRLPLRALVQKLWDADKPALTWTEFKSLADRLG
- a CDS encoding DUF4328 domain-containing protein, coding for MLDNRHDHFIAPAAWLQSPIGLGRAAVTGFGVVVATDLFAIGSGVFVYDMSGDLDSGALLDGRAELADRLYSAAGVVQTVALLTTAVLFLCWFHRVRVNAEVFDPYGHEKKRGWAIWGWFVPIVNLWYPRRITLDIWNASSPWSAPRPHGLVNTWWTFWTISLLTGRAASTAYRKAESADEIRDAVGQLMFSDAVDVVAAALAIAVVLRLNRMQYEKALGGPAPSPLPA